A window of the Streptomyces griseochromogenes genome harbors these coding sequences:
- a CDS encoding PAS domain-containing protein, with product MSSRPSRGAARLAAILDALPDALVLVNANGTVVNANTIALEAFEAPGTALVGRGLLDLLPQFDSKLIPGSMRRPDHMDPQSRTKPTRMIARRTDGTEFPVEVTSANLENGQQAYDGYGYTGDELLMLVVRDLSGTVDTEAELARSQRQTEMILRAASEGVVGTDTDGHIVLVNPAAAQILGYRAGELGGKELHALVLHSRPDGSPFPYEESPLADTLRSGRKHRVRGQVLWSKGKDKVAVDLTTAPVRDGDQLVGAVMTFTDRRPYDALAEEKAALEKAHAEEQERLSEEHASDLTALRQRHVTELEELREQQQEEVAAGEERYAALAEREKDRYEALAGRHEQLLTLLGRSLRGPLDELRRELAALAADDAGQLWPEANQVLHHLSAGYARITTLIDNVLGYQSLDAGGEDITRTKVMLDAVVAAGVDGAVELIGPGRVQFAVHAPPIEAEVDPQRLATALAHLVADVAGVDATGNAPVSAGGYLDNTVVVAAAQRGEVARIEVRGPYAGGDPVHEPIVRGIVRAHGGVLQTHEVPGMSGSAYVLEVPLGGGAGAVADRVPEAGDASAEGTGSAELTSGGGRRRARRASTDAFLESDVPGESGESGDGGAEAPAPTGRRRRRAADIEAATPTPVAGESAEGTSGASSGTGRRRGRPAESDAGDDAGVAEGAVVTAAEHAAGTAAAGSGLGGTVPPQGVPVPAGRRARHGSGEPQAALPPALPPAGTESAQPAVAEGAQPTGRRRRALAAAAERAAQQEAGARTVFALPPAEADRSPDSADAATGTGTGPAAGTAPGDTPAKATAPGAQVPGQAQAPVAGVPGDDGRHDAAPLDQAEDHTPPQPHPTSAPTGRRRRAVAQPAETAHGTEGAGVQAVAAQATAVPAVPGHPGQPGQVPQAAAGQPAPGSGVPAQGTAGQGVPTAPAPVAAQAQGPGQVALPAGPAGQSGIAPAAGVVAQPDVPVQPGVAAPADAAVPAQGTDGRGTAVPPGRQVPAQAAPGQPVPGAVAQATPATGSPAVAQPAQPLPVESATGQVPAAQAVPVPAAGAPVTTVPQQWPGVDDTSGAGVGAPQTAPAPQTPQPAPAAPLPAEHPGARPSRAAQPLPAEAAGTAADPNSTQGRAISVRTLGQGVPFARQAAQVQQPTATPPPHAPGGSGRRRKLGTPPDPATRPEPQQEQAARTHPPAEQPPAQPSLAGQSRLAPATEGAGRSYAIGAPDANAAEGPEPLDGPGGAVEVADTPRPQPLDDELPPEPLDNPRRLLVWPAPDVTTQQALSDRGYRPVIVHSREEVDAQIAAFPAALFVDPLTGPITRTALQSLRQAAVAAEVPVLVTAGLGQATREAAYGADPAVLLKALAPRDSEQHPPRVLLIEEHAEIALALTATLERRGMQVARAASDDDAVTLAGQLRPNLVVMDLMQMHRRQNGSTGIIDWLRANGQLNRTPLVVYTAAVDQADLPRLASGETVLFLAERSTSNEVQSRIVDLLARIGTN from the coding sequence GTGAGCAGCAGGCCATCCCGAGGCGCTGCTCGCCTCGCAGCCATACTCGACGCGCTGCCGGACGCGTTGGTCCTGGTCAACGCCAACGGAACCGTCGTCAACGCCAACACCATCGCCCTGGAGGCCTTCGAAGCGCCGGGGACGGCTCTCGTGGGGCGCGGGCTGCTCGATCTGCTGCCGCAGTTCGACTCCAAGCTCATCCCCGGGTCCATGCGGCGCCCCGATCACATGGATCCGCAGAGCAGGACCAAGCCGACGCGCATGATCGCGCGGCGGACGGACGGGACCGAGTTCCCGGTCGAGGTCACGAGCGCGAACCTGGAGAACGGGCAGCAGGCGTACGACGGTTACGGATACACCGGTGACGAGCTGCTGATGCTCGTCGTCCGGGATCTGTCCGGGACCGTCGACACCGAGGCGGAGCTGGCACGCTCGCAGCGGCAGACCGAGATGATCCTGCGGGCGGCCTCGGAAGGTGTCGTAGGCACCGACACCGACGGGCACATCGTGCTCGTCAACCCGGCCGCCGCCCAGATACTGGGATACCGGGCCGGTGAGCTGGGCGGCAAGGAGCTGCACGCCCTCGTGCTGCACTCCCGCCCCGACGGTTCCCCCTTCCCGTACGAGGAGTCGCCGCTCGCCGACACCCTGCGCTCCGGGCGCAAGCACCGGGTGCGCGGGCAGGTGCTGTGGTCCAAGGGCAAGGACAAGGTGGCGGTCGATCTGACCACCGCGCCCGTGCGCGACGGTGATCAGCTCGTCGGCGCCGTCATGACCTTCACCGACCGGCGGCCCTACGACGCCCTCGCCGAGGAGAAGGCCGCGCTGGAGAAAGCGCACGCCGAGGAACAGGAACGGCTCTCCGAGGAGCATGCCTCCGACCTCACCGCGCTGCGTCAGCGGCATGTGACCGAACTCGAGGAGCTGCGCGAGCAGCAGCAGGAGGAGGTGGCGGCCGGCGAGGAGCGGTACGCCGCGCTCGCCGAGCGGGAGAAGGACCGGTACGAGGCCCTCGCCGGGCGGCACGAGCAGCTGCTCACGCTGCTCGGGCGGTCGCTGCGCGGTCCGCTGGACGAGCTGCGGCGCGAGCTGGCCGCCCTGGCCGCGGACGACGCCGGTCAGCTGTGGCCCGAGGCCAACCAGGTCCTGCACCATCTGTCGGCCGGCTATGCCCGGATCACGACGCTCATCGACAACGTCCTCGGCTATCAGAGCCTCGACGCCGGCGGCGAGGACATCACCCGGACGAAGGTGATGCTCGACGCCGTCGTCGCCGCCGGTGTGGACGGGGCCGTCGAGCTGATCGGCCCCGGCCGCGTGCAGTTCGCCGTGCACGCGCCGCCCATCGAGGCCGAGGTCGACCCGCAGCGGCTCGCCACCGCGCTCGCGCATCTCGTGGCGGACGTGGCGGGCGTGGACGCCACCGGCAACGCGCCCGTCTCCGCGGGCGGTTACCTGGACAACACCGTCGTGGTCGCGGCCGCGCAGCGCGGCGAGGTCGCACGGATCGAGGTGCGCGGGCCCTACGCCGGGGGAGACCCGGTCCACGAGCCGATCGTGCGCGGGATCGTGCGGGCGCACGGCGGTGTGCTGCAGACGCACGAGGTGCCGGGCATGAGCGGCAGCGCGTATGTGCTCGAAGTGCCGCTCGGCGGCGGCGCCGGAGCGGTCGCCGACCGGGTGCCGGAGGCCGGGGACGCCTCCGCCGAGGGCACCGGATCCGCCGAGCTGACCTCCGGCGGCGGGCGGCGGCGGGCCAGGCGGGCCTCCACGGACGCCTTCCTGGAGAGCGACGTTCCCGGGGAGAGCGGTGAGTCCGGTGACGGCGGTGCGGAGGCGCCCGCGCCGACGGGCCGGCGCCGCAGGCGTGCGGCCGACATCGAGGCGGCCACGCCCACGCCGGTGGCGGGCGAGAGCGCGGAGGGCACGTCCGGCGCGTCCAGCGGGACCGGGCGGCGCCGCGGACGGCCCGCCGAGAGCGACGCCGGTGACGATGCGGGCGTGGCCGAGGGTGCCGTGGTGACCGCGGCCGAGCATGCCGCGGGAACCGCCGCCGCGGGCAGCGGACTCGGCGGCACCGTGCCGCCGCAGGGCGTCCCCGTGCCCGCGGGACGCCGCGCCCGGCACGGCTCCGGCGAGCCGCAGGCCGCCCTGCCGCCCGCGCTGCCCCCTGCCGGTACCGAGTCGGCGCAGCCCGCCGTGGCGGAGGGCGCGCAGCCGACCGGACGCCGCCGGCGCGCGCTGGCCGCCGCGGCGGAGCGTGCCGCCCAGCAGGAGGCGGGGGCCCGCACGGTCTTCGCCCTGCCCCCGGCCGAGGCCGACCGCTCACCCGACTCCGCGGACGCGGCGACGGGCACGGGCACGGGTCCCGCTGCCGGTACGGCTCCGGGTGACACTCCTGCGAAGGCCACGGCTCCGGGTGCGCAGGTCCCCGGTCAGGCGCAGGCGCCCGTCGCGGGGGTTCCCGGCGACGACGGCCGGCATGACGCCGCACCGCTGGACCAGGCCGAGGACCACACCCCGCCCCAGCCGCACCCCACGAGCGCACCGACCGGTCGCCGTCGACGGGCCGTGGCCCAGCCGGCGGAGACGGCACACGGCACGGAGGGCGCGGGAGTGCAGGCCGTCGCGGCGCAGGCGACCGCGGTACCGGCCGTTCCCGGACACCCCGGTCAGCCCGGGCAGGTTCCGCAGGCCGCCGCGGGTCAGCCGGCCCCGGGTTCCGGCGTTCCGGCGCAGGGGACGGCCGGACAGGGCGTCCCGACCGCTCCGGCACCGGTGGCCGCGCAGGCTCAGGGGCCGGGTCAGGTGGCCCTGCCGGCGGGTCCGGCAGGCCAGTCCGGCATCGCCCCCGCGGCAGGCGTCGTCGCCCAGCCCGATGTCCCGGTTCAGCCCGGCGTCGCGGCTCCGGCCGACGCCGCCGTGCCCGCGCAGGGCACGGACGGCCGGGGCACGGCGGTGCCGCCCGGCCGGCAGGTTCCGGCACAGGCGGCTCCCGGTCAGCCGGTGCCCGGCGCGGTGGCGCAGGCCACGCCCGCGACCGGTAGCCCGGCGGTGGCCCAGCCCGCCCAGCCGCTTCCGGTCGAGTCGGCGACCGGCCAGGTACCGGCGGCGCAGGCCGTCCCGGTCCCGGCGGCCGGGGCTCCCGTGACCACGGTCCCGCAGCAGTGGCCCGGCGTCGACGACACCTCCGGTGCCGGCGTCGGTGCGCCGCAGACAGCCCCGGCGCCGCAGACACCGCAGCCCGCCCCCGCTGCCCCGCTCCCCGCGGAGCACCCCGGTGCCCGGCCGTCGCGGGCGGCCCAGCCCCTGCCCGCCGAGGCCGCGGGGACCGCGGCCGACCCGAACTCCACCCAGGGGCGGGCCATAAGCGTGCGGACGCTCGGGCAGGGCGTGCCGTTCGCGCGGCAGGCCGCGCAGGTGCAGCAGCCGACGGCGACCCCGCCCCCGCACGCGCCGGGCGGTTCCGGCCGCCGGCGCAAGCTGGGCACGCCGCCCGACCCGGCCACCCGCCCGGAGCCGCAGCAGGAGCAGGCGGCCCGAACGCATCCGCCGGCCGAACAGCCGCCCGCACAGCCCTCCCTGGCGGGGCAGTCCCGGCTCGCCCCGGCCACCGAGGGTGCCGGACGGTCGTACGCCATAGGCGCCCCGGACGCGAACGCGGCCGAGGGACCCGAACCGCTGGACGGTCCCGGCGGGGCCGTCGAGGTCGCGGACACCCCGCGCCCGCAGCCGCTGGACGACGAGCTGCCCCCGGAGCCGCTGGACAATCCGCGCCGGCTGCTGGTGTGGCCCGCGCCGGACGTGACGACCCAGCAGGCGCTGAGCGACCGTGGCTACCGGCCCGTGATCGTGCACTCCCGCGAAGAGGTCGACGCGCAGATCGCGGCCTTCCCCGCCGCGCTGTTCGTGGACCCGCTGACCGGGCCGATCACCCGTACCGCGCTGCAGTCGCTGCGTCAGGCCGCCGTGGCCGCGGAGGTGCCGGTCCTTGTCACGGCGGGGCTCGGGCAGGCGACGCGGGAGGCGGCGTACGGCGCCGACCCCGCCGTGCTCCTGAAGGCGCTGGCGCCCCGCGACAGCGAGCAGCATCCGCCGCGGGTGCTGCTGATCGAGGAGCACGCGGAGATCGCGCTGGCGCTGACCGCGACGCTGGAGCGGCGCGGGATGCAGGTGGCGCGGGCCGCGAGCGACGACGACGCGGTGACGCTGGCGGGGCAGCTCAGGCCGAACCTCGTGGTGATGGACCTGATGCAGATGCACCGGCGGCAGAACGGGTCCACCGGGATCATCGACTGGCTGCGCGCGAACGGTCAGCTCAACCGCACCCCGCTCGTCGTCTACACCGCCGCCGTCGACCAGGCCGATCTGCCGCGCCTGGCCTCGGGCGAGACGGTGCTGTTCCTCGCGGAGCGGTCCACCAGCAACGAGGTGCAGAGCAGGATCGTGGACCTGCTCGCGCGGATCGGGACCAACTAG
- a CDS encoding TetR family transcriptional regulator yields MAAVRDPEATKARIFEAALAEFARHGIAGARIDRIASEAKANKQLIYAYYGNKAELFARVLEKSMLDIAVAVPVDPDDIEGWVDRVIDYHTSHPEVLRLLFWEGLEYGPSAELPDERERREHYRRKIDALREGQERGVITDAIPARDLFFLLVALANWAAVVPQMRRIVVGTEDADRDRLRASIREAVRRLVAR; encoded by the coding sequence ATGGCAGCAGTCAGGGACCCCGAGGCCACCAAGGCCCGTATCTTCGAGGCGGCGCTCGCCGAGTTCGCCCGGCACGGCATCGCGGGCGCCCGCATCGACCGCATCGCGAGCGAGGCCAAGGCCAACAAGCAGCTGATCTACGCCTACTACGGCAACAAGGCGGAGTTGTTCGCACGGGTCCTGGAGAAGTCGATGCTCGACATCGCCGTCGCCGTCCCCGTCGACCCCGATGACATCGAGGGCTGGGTGGACCGCGTGATCGACTACCACACCAGTCATCCCGAGGTCCTCCGCCTGCTCTTCTGGGAGGGTCTGGAGTACGGCCCGAGCGCCGAACTGCCCGACGAGCGTGAGCGCCGGGAGCACTACCGCAGGAAGATCGACGCGCTGCGGGAGGGCCAGGAACGGGGCGTGATCACCGACGCGATCCCGGCCCGCGATCTGTTCTTCCTCCTCGTCGCCCTGGCCAACTGGGCCGCCGTCGTCCCCCAGATGCGCCGCATCGTGGTGGGCACCGAGGACGCCGACCGGGACCGCCTGCGCGCCTCGATCAGGGAGGCGGTCCGGCGGCTGGTCGCACGCTGA
- a CDS encoding MFS transporter, with protein sequence MPSATTTRQTPDVRVATRERAAASGWPFLLLIAVCSAVTAANIYLAAPLLPLIAHDFGTTPSAVTWIASVAQFGYAAGLLFFAPLGDRVDRRPLVALLSLATAAALALGAAAPGTAALAAAVFVAAAATVIPQLLVPLVAERAPAHHRARHVATVIAGLFMGIVAARVVGSLAGQAFGWRWVFAGSGLLTLVLGLATARALPKEHRRRTGPLFAGLAELPGLVRRSPDLWRACVRQAGLFGAWSALWTSLALLLTGPAYGLSTATAGLFGLFGLTASAVAPLAGGLVDRFGATKVVRSAYLLAAVSVLLFWLGGQVLAALFAAAIALHAALVAAHVANQTLALTTTSAPATANTAYVVAGFTGGALASTLAGLAFGHWGWSGVTAVAGVWLALGWVTTAARR encoded by the coding sequence ATGCCGTCAGCGACCACCACCCGCCAGACACCGGACGTCCGGGTCGCCACCCGGGAACGGGCCGCCGCCTCCGGGTGGCCCTTCCTCCTGCTCATAGCCGTCTGCAGCGCCGTCACGGCCGCCAACATCTACCTCGCGGCCCCGCTGCTCCCCCTGATCGCCCACGACTTCGGCACCACGCCCTCGGCCGTGACCTGGATCGCCTCGGTCGCCCAGTTCGGCTACGCGGCCGGTCTGCTCTTCTTCGCCCCGCTCGGCGACCGCGTCGACCGGCGCCCGCTGGTCGCCCTGCTCTCCCTGGCCACGGCGGCCGCCCTGGCGCTCGGCGCGGCCGCGCCCGGCACCGCCGCCCTCGCGGCCGCCGTGTTCGTGGCCGCCGCGGCGACCGTGATCCCGCAGCTGCTCGTCCCGCTGGTGGCCGAGCGGGCCCCCGCCCACCATCGCGCCCGCCATGTGGCGACCGTCATCGCCGGACTGTTCATGGGCATCGTCGCGGCCCGGGTCGTCGGCTCCCTCGCGGGCCAGGCCTTCGGCTGGCGGTGGGTGTTCGCCGGATCCGGACTGCTGACCCTCGTCCTCGGCCTGGCCACCGCCCGTGCCCTGCCCAAGGAGCACCGGCGCCGTACCGGCCCGCTGTTCGCGGGCCTTGCCGAGCTGCCCGGACTCGTCCGCCGTTCACCGGACCTGTGGCGCGCGTGCGTCAGGCAGGCCGGGCTGTTCGGCGCCTGGAGCGCCCTGTGGACCTCGCTGGCCCTGCTGCTGACCGGCCCGGCGTACGGTCTGTCCACCGCGACCGCCGGTCTGTTCGGGCTCTTCGGCCTCACGGCCAGCGCGGTGGCCCCGCTCGCGGGCGGCCTGGTGGACCGCTTCGGCGCGACGAAGGTCGTACGGTCCGCGTATCTGCTCGCCGCCGTTTCCGTGCTGCTGTTCTGGCTCGGCGGGCAGGTGCTGGCCGCGCTGTTCGCGGCAGCCATCGCCCTCCACGCCGCCCTGGTCGCCGCCCACGTCGCCAACCAGACGCTGGCCCTGACCACCACCTCGGCCCCGGCCACCGCCAACACCGCCTATGTCGTGGCCGGCTTCACCGGCGGCGCCCTCGCCTCGACCCTGGCGGGCCTGGCCTTCGGCCACTGGGGCTGGAGCGGGGTCACCGCGGTGGCGGGAGTGTGGCTGGCGCTGGGGTGGGTGACCACGGCGGCACGGCGCTAG
- a CDS encoding long-chain fatty acid--CoA ligase: MLSTMQDVPLTVTRILVHGVLVHGRSQITTWTGEGEPQRRSFAEAGVRAVQLANALKDELGIRGDDRVATLMWNNAEHVEAYFAVPSMGAVLHTLNLRLPAEQLAWIVNHAADRVIIVNGSLIPMLAPLLPKLPTVEHIVVSGPGDRSPLAGATARVHEYEELIAGRPQRFDWPELDERQAAAMCYTSGTTGEPKGVVYSHRSIYLHSMQVNMTQSMGLTDQDTSLVVVPQFHVNAWGLPHATFMTGVNMLMPDRFLQPAPLAEMIEREKPTHAAAVPTIWQGLLAELTARPRDVSSLSQVTIGGSACPPSLMAAFDKLGMRVCHAWGMTETSPLGTVARPPAHAVGTEEELAYRLTQGRFPAGVEARLTGPGGERLPWDGESAGELEVRGPWIAGAYYNGPDAEPLRPADKFSQDGWLKTGDVGIISPDGFLTLTDRAKDVIKSGGEWISSVELENALMSHPDVAEAAVVAVPDEKWGERPLATVVLKTGASIDFETLRAFLAEEGKIARWQLPERWTVVEAVPKTSVGKFDKKVLRRRYAEGELDVTSI; this comes from the coding sequence GTGCTGAGCACCATGCAGGACGTACCGCTGACCGTCACTCGAATCCTCGTGCACGGGGTGCTGGTACACGGCCGGTCCCAGATCACCACCTGGACCGGTGAGGGCGAGCCGCAGCGGCGCAGCTTCGCCGAGGCCGGAGTGCGCGCGGTACAGCTGGCGAACGCCCTCAAGGACGAACTCGGCATCCGGGGCGACGACCGGGTCGCCACGCTGATGTGGAACAACGCCGAACACGTCGAGGCCTACTTCGCGGTCCCGTCCATGGGCGCGGTGCTGCACACGCTCAACCTGCGCCTGCCGGCCGAGCAGTTGGCGTGGATCGTCAACCACGCCGCCGACCGCGTGATCATCGTCAACGGCTCCCTGATCCCGATGCTCGCCCCGCTGCTGCCCAAGCTGCCGACGGTCGAGCACATCGTCGTCTCCGGCCCCGGTGACCGGTCCCCGCTCGCGGGCGCCACCGCGCGGGTGCACGAGTACGAGGAGCTGATCGCGGGCCGTCCGCAGCGCTTCGACTGGCCCGAGCTGGACGAACGCCAGGCCGCCGCGATGTGCTACACCTCCGGCACGACCGGCGAGCCCAAGGGCGTGGTGTACAGCCACCGTTCGATCTACCTGCACTCCATGCAGGTGAACATGACCCAGTCGATGGGCCTGACGGACCAGGACACCTCGCTGGTCGTGGTCCCCCAGTTCCACGTCAACGCCTGGGGCCTGCCGCACGCCACCTTCATGACCGGCGTCAACATGCTGATGCCCGACCGCTTTCTGCAGCCCGCCCCGCTCGCCGAGATGATCGAGCGGGAGAAGCCGACGCACGCGGCCGCCGTCCCCACCATCTGGCAGGGCCTGCTCGCCGAGCTCACCGCCCGTCCCCGGGACGTCTCCTCCCTGAGCCAGGTCACCATCGGCGGCTCGGCCTGTCCGCCCTCCCTCATGGCGGCCTTCGACAAGCTCGGCATGCGGGTCTGCCACGCCTGGGGCATGACGGAGACCTCCCCGCTCGGCACGGTGGCCCGCCCGCCGGCCCACGCGGTCGGCACCGAGGAGGAGTTGGCCTACCGCCTCACCCAGGGCCGCTTCCCGGCCGGCGTCGAGGCCCGCCTCACCGGTCCCGGCGGCGAGCGCCTGCCCTGGGACGGCGAGTCGGCGGGCGAGCTGGAGGTGCGCGGCCCGTGGATCGCCGGCGCCTACTACAACGGCCCCGACGCCGAACCGCTGCGCCCCGCCGACAAGTTCAGCCAGGACGGCTGGCTGAAGACCGGCGACGTCGGCATCATCTCCCCCGACGGCTTCCTCACCCTCACCGACCGCGCCAAGGACGTGATCAAGTCCGGCGGCGAGTGGATCTCCTCGGTCGAGCTGGAGAACGCGCTGATGTCCCACCCGGATGTCGCCGAGGCCGCCGTGGTCGCCGTACCCGACGAGAAGTGGGGCGAGCGTCCGCTGGCCACGGTCGTCCTCAAGACCGGCGCGAGCATCGACTTCGAGACCCTGCGCGCCTTCCTCGCGGAGGAGGGCAAGATCGCCAGGTGGCAGCTGCCCGAGCGGTGGACGGTCGTCGAGGCGGTCCCGAAGACCAGCGTGGGCAAGTTCGACAAGAAGGTGCTGCGCAGGCGGTACGCGGAGGGCGAGCTGGACGTCACCAGCATCTGA
- a CDS encoding SigE family RNA polymerase sigma factor, translated as MTTPVCTSASAAAAPGRQAHPHSRIRANGGNATYPSFASYVRARQPVLLRTARSLTANPSDAEDLLQTALTKTYVAWERIEDHRALDGYVRRALLNTRTSQWRKRRVDEFVCDELPEPEPVRGGDDTAERQALHDAMWRAIARLPARQRAMVVLRYYEDLSEAQTAEVLGVSVGTVKSAVSRALGKLREDPELGLVR; from the coding sequence ATGACCACACCCGTCTGCACCAGCGCCTCGGCGGCCGCCGCACCAGGGCGGCAGGCCCACCCCCACTCCCGGATCCGCGCGAACGGGGGGAACGCCACGTACCCGTCGTTCGCGTCGTACGTGCGGGCCCGCCAGCCGGTCCTGCTGCGCACCGCGCGCTCGCTGACCGCGAACCCGAGCGATGCCGAGGACCTGCTGCAGACCGCCCTCACCAAGACCTATGTGGCCTGGGAGCGGATCGAGGACCACCGGGCGCTGGACGGCTATGTGCGCCGGGCGCTGCTGAACACCCGGACCTCGCAGTGGCGCAAGCGCCGGGTGGACGAGTTCGTCTGCGACGAGCTGCCCGAGCCGGAGCCCGTACGGGGCGGCGACGACACGGCCGAGCGGCAGGCACTGCACGACGCCATGTGGCGGGCGATCGCCAGGCTCCCCGCGCGGCAGCGCGCGATGGTCGTCCTCAGGTATTACGAGGACCTCAGCGAGGCCCAGACGGCCGAGGTGCTCGGCGTCTCGGTGGGCACGGTGAAGTCGGCGGTCTCACGGGCCCTGGGGAAGCTGCGCGAGGACCCCGAGCTTGGACTCGTGCGTTAG
- a CDS encoding lipid-transfer protein, whose translation MSVRTRDTLGGRAAVVGIGATEFSKDSGRSELRLAVEAVGAALADAGLTPADVDGLVTFTMDTSPEITVAQACGMGELSFFSRVHYGGGAACATVQQAALAVATGLAEVVVCYRAFNERSGRRFGAGVRHREPSAEGVALGWALPFGLLTPASWVAMAAQRYLHAHGLTPEVFGHVAVVDRRHAATNPAAYFHGRPITLAEHAASRWIVEPLRLLDCCQETDGGQALVVTSLERARDLPRPPAVIAAAAQGSGRAQEQMTSFYRDDLTGLPEMGVVARQLWRTSGLGPSDIDVGILYDHFTPFVLMQLEEFGFCAEGEAADFVAAERLPLNTHGGQLGEAYLHGMNGVAEAVRQLRGTAVNQIPGAARTLVTAGTGVPTSGLVLTVDG comes from the coding sequence ATGAGCGTGCGCACCCGCGACACCCTGGGCGGCCGGGCGGCGGTCGTCGGCATCGGAGCCACCGAGTTCTCCAAGGACTCCGGGCGCAGCGAACTGCGGCTGGCGGTGGAGGCGGTGGGGGCCGCGCTGGCGGACGCGGGGCTCACACCGGCGGACGTGGACGGGCTGGTCACGTTCACGATGGACACCAGCCCGGAGATCACCGTGGCGCAGGCCTGCGGGATGGGCGAGCTGTCCTTCTTCTCCCGCGTCCACTACGGCGGCGGGGCGGCCTGCGCGACCGTGCAGCAGGCGGCGCTCGCGGTGGCGACGGGCCTGGCGGAGGTGGTGGTCTGCTACCGGGCCTTCAACGAGCGCTCGGGCCGCAGATTCGGCGCGGGCGTGCGGCACCGCGAGCCCTCGGCGGAGGGCGTCGCGCTGGGCTGGGCGCTGCCGTTCGGGCTGCTCACCCCCGCCTCCTGGGTGGCGATGGCGGCCCAGCGGTATCTGCACGCCCATGGGCTGACCCCCGAGGTGTTCGGGCACGTGGCCGTGGTGGACCGCAGACACGCGGCGACGAACCCGGCGGCCTACTTCCACGGCCGCCCCATCACCCTCGCCGAGCACGCCGCCTCCCGCTGGATCGTGGAGCCGCTCCGCCTCCTCGACTGCTGCCAGGAGACCGACGGCGGGCAGGCCCTGGTGGTGACGTCCCTGGAGCGGGCCCGGGACCTGCCGCGGCCGCCGGCTGTGATCGCGGCTGCCGCCCAGGGCTCCGGCCGGGCGCAGGAGCAGATGACCAGCTTCTACCGGGACGACCTGACCGGCCTGCCGGAGATGGGCGTGGTGGCCCGTCAGCTGTGGCGGACGTCGGGACTGGGCCCGTCCGACATCGACGTGGGGATCCTGTACGACCACTTCACCCCGTTCGTGCTGATGCAGCTGGAGGAGTTCGGGTTCTGCGCCGAGGGGGAGGCGGCGGACTTCGTGGCCGCGGAGCGGCTGCCCCTGAACACCCACGGGGGCCAGCTCGGGGAGGCGTATCTGCACGGGATGAACGGGGTGGCGGAAGCGGTGCGCCAGCTGCGGGGCACGGCGGTGAACCAGATACCGGGCGCGGCCCGGACCCTGGTGACGGCCGGCACCGGAGTGCCGACGTCGGGGCTGGTCCTGACCGTGGACGGATGA
- a CDS encoding MaoC family dehydratase: protein MGSEKRAGRPVAGTELPPLEIPVTRTLIVAGAIASRDYQDVHHDAELARQKGSPDVFMNILTTNGLVGRYITDHFGPTAVLRKVAIRLGAPNYPGDTMVLSGRIEEVDGDTATVRVVGANAIGRHVTGTVTVTVPAPDGEAAS from the coding sequence ATGGGGAGTGAGAAGCGGGCCGGGAGGCCGGTGGCGGGCACCGAGCTGCCGCCGCTGGAGATCCCGGTCACCCGCACGCTGATCGTGGCCGGGGCGATCGCCTCCCGGGACTACCAGGACGTGCACCACGACGCGGAGCTGGCCCGGCAGAAGGGCTCCCCCGATGTCTTCATGAACATCCTGACGACCAACGGGCTGGTCGGCAGGTACATCACGGACCACTTCGGCCCGACGGCGGTCCTGCGCAAGGTCGCCATCCGGCTGGGGGCGCCCAACTATCCGGGGGACACGATGGTGCTGTCGGGCCGGATCGAGGAGGTCGACGGCGACACGGCGACGGTGCGCGTGGTCGGGGCCAACGCGATAGGCAGGCATGTGACCGGCACGGTGACGGTCACCGTCCCGGCCCCGGACGGCGAGGCCGCGTCATGA